Within the Thunnus thynnus chromosome 23, fThuThy2.1, whole genome shotgun sequence genome, the region ATGTGAAAACTACACGTACATCATTCAAACATACAAGTGaagaaacaagtgaaaaaaaaaatccagtggaGAGGGATTTTAAATTTCACTGTGTAgtatcaataaagttttatctctCTGATCTTGCACCACATTTCATACCGTTGGAGTCGATCCTGCGTGGCCATCAGCTGCTCCTCGGCAGCTATCCTCTGCTGCGTCTCTTCATCTAGTCTGATGTTgagaagatttaaaaaaaaaacaaatcaatgaataTCTGTATGTTGTGTCACACCAGTCTCTCATCTTTAGAAAAAGTTTGATCCATACGACACCTTCGCTGCAGCTCTTTGACCTCGGCTATGTAGGCGTGACTGTCCAGCAGGCTACTTCTCTCCTGTGGGGCTCCAGGAGCACTGTGCACTTCCTCTGTACCCTGTGGGAGGAAAATGATTgttcatatatcatatatattaaaTCAAACATCCTGAAATATGACTGAACATTTGCTCTTTTAAAATCAGGTCTTGCAGTTTGTATTATCCCTTTTGCAAGCCAATAAAGATTCTAAACTGAATTGGATCAGACAGCTCTAATTTCTAATAATATCGTAGACACAACTATTTATTCTCAGTAATCAATACAACACAGAACTAAAAGAAGAAGTATTGCAAAAACCACAGAATATACTCTTTTCTGTTAGTCAGACAATACAAGCATATGTTTAGACCCTTACTTCTCTCTGATAGTGTTCCTGCTGAAGTTTGGGCTTATGACTGCGGGCTTCCTCCAACATGGCGGTGAGCTGTCGCAGTTGTTGGTCCCGCTCTGAGAGTGTAGTGAGGGTTTGCTGCTTCAGCTGCTCGGCTTGAGCCATCCAGTCAATACGCTCCAgcctaaacaaaacaaacagcacacagaTTCACAATAAATCGAAGGCTCTTTGTGTCATTTTGCTTTGTTAAAAACCGATAATGACAAAACGCCAGTGCTGTGCCTCACCTCAGTGTCTCTATTTCCTGTTTGCCCATTTCCACCACATTCTCTAGCTGTGCTATGACACCCAGCATTTCGTCATTTCTGTTCTTCTCCTCAAACAGCTCCTGGCTGACTTTAATCAGCTCTCCCGCTCCCAGCCGAGCCAGCTCTGACTTCTGCTTCTTGAGCTCAGACGTCTGAGTTTGAAGCTGCTCCAGCTACACGTCGACAGAGTGGAAGAAAGATTTACACAGCGAATACCTCAACTAACCAcatcattattaatatttccACCAGTAGATTTTTAATATATGTGTTTATCgctaaaatatttacatttatggcCAGACGTTTACTCACCAGTCTCTCCCTGTCATTCTGCAGGGCTTGTAGTGCATTCTTCAGGCCCCACACTTCTCCAGTGGAGCCTCCGGGGCTGCTGTGTGCTGCGTGGCCTCCTGCCTTGCTCATCTCTTCCAGCCTCAGGCTCAGTTCCCGGGCCTTGTTTTCTGCCTGATCTCTGCTGTCCTGGAGGGAGGCCATGGATTTAGCAAAGGACTGGTTCTCTGCTTTCAGCTGCGTTGtcacctctttctcctccagcagcttcTGTTCGACAGCCAGCAGGTCTCTGGCCAGCTCTGCCACCCTCTCCTGAGCGCTCTCTGACTCTGTCCTCATCACACCTCCCTCCCATCGCAGCTCAGCTAGTTCTTTGCTCTTGTTATCCTGGTCTTGCCTCTCCTTTAGTAGCCTCTCCTCCAAAGCCTCCACTTGCTCTCTAGCTGCTTGCAGCTGCTCTCTTAACTTCTCAACCTCTGCACCAGGTGCATCTTTCACCTGTGATACTGTCCTACTGTCAGCAGCCTGGTTAAGAGTCTCCCTCTCCACTTTACCTGCTTCTACTTCTGTCTCTCGGGCTTTGCTGACGCTCTTTAACTGACTTTCCAACTCCTCACGCTCCTTTTCCAGAGAGGCGATCCGCTCTCGCTGGGCTGCCAGAAGCTGTTTGTGTTGGGAGTCCTTCATGCTAAGAACTTGATTAAGTTCATCACGATAGCCGTGAAGCTGAGCAGACAGTTTGGCCTTTTCGGCATACAAGTCGTCTCTCTGGACCAGCAGAGAGCGCAGCTCTTCTTTCAGGCTGTTGTTCTCCCCTGCCGCCTCTTGGATCAAACCATCCTTCTCCATCATTACCTGAGGCACAATGCAAGTGTTACACTGGGGTATTGAAAACAAGCACCAAATATGttaatgtataaaaaaatgaaacatttttatacattacCTGCAGGTgtttctcctccagctgcttGTACATGTTGAggactctgtctctgtcatccTGCAAAGAGCCCATGGCCTTCATGAAAgagtccagtctggctttgctgttgttgctgtctTCCTCGGCCTTTCGCAGTTTTTCTTCCAGATCCCGCAAttcccctctcctctgctccagctcctcctcagcTTCTTGTGCTCTGCTGTCAGCCTCCTTTCTAGCCTCCTCTGCAGCCTGTGAGGTGAAACATGTGAATCGTGAGGAATTTGTAAAGAATCTTCTAGGAGAAATCTCATTAAACATTCCTGAAAGGGTAAAAAAAGTACATAGTATGTACAGTAGCTAAATGATAATGTTCTTACCTGAGTAACAGCTTGCTCCTTCTCCCCCAGCAGCTCCACttccctcctttccttctcATTTAACTCAGTCTGCAGGTTCTCTGTCAAGGCCTTGGAGGAGCGCAGGTCTGTCTCTAGTTGCTCCACGTTCAGACACAGCCGCCTCTCTTCCGCCTCCCTCTCCTTCAGCTCAGTCCTGGCCTGGTCAACTTCATCCTGCAGCCGACCTACAGCCTCCTCCAGAGCCCGGGTCCTCTGTTGCAGACTCTCCAGTTCAGTTTTGAGAGCATGGGCTTCATTTTGTGCAGACTGCAACTCAGCTGTGGTTTGCTGAAGCTTGCCCTTCTCCTCTTCAAGGGCGGCTTGGCTCTCTTTAACgttcttctcctcttctgctAGTCTCAGCTGCCAATCTTTATCTGCTTTCTCTagtctggaagaaaaaaaaaaaggcctcaTCAGATCACATCTTATAATGAGTTTTGTGCTTAACAGGTGCATTTAAGAAAGATAAGGAGATATTTTTTACCTGTCAACTGAGAGCTGGAGTTCTTCTTTCAGTGCAGATTCCTTCTGAAGTTGCTCCGCCAGTTCCTTGGCTCGTGTTTCAGCCTCCCGAACTTCAGCCTCCTTACCCTGCAGAGCATCGTTAAAGCGAGTCTCCCACTGCCGAGTCTCGTCCAAAACTCTGTCCCGGTCATCTTGCAGTGAGGACATGCAGCGCGAGAAGGCAGCTAACCTGGCGAGAGACTCATCCAGACGGGCCTGCATCTCCTGGGCTCGTCTCTCAGCTCCTTCTGCAATCTCTCTAGCCTCCAGGGtggcctcctcttccttttctctctctctgtctacagCTTCCAGTCTCAGCTCCATCTCCTTTAGTTCGGCTCCGAGCCTGAATCTTACCGAGTCCAGGGTTTGCTCTGCCTCAGCTTTCATTGCAGCTTCTTTCTTTTGGATGTTCTGTTCTAAAGTTGTTTTCTCGACTAAAACCTCACTTAACTGTTTCTGGGCTTCGTCCAAGTTGGATTTGCTACTAGCCAACTCTGCTTCAGTCCTTCTCAGGTCCTCAAGGGTTTTGGAAGTCTCCAGTTGAGACTGTTCCAGCTTGTTGTGGAGCTCATCGTGGCTCAGCTGCAGTGCCTTTGCTTCCCTACCCAGCTCACTGATCCTCTCCTGGTACTGGATGCTGTCCTTCTGCAGCTGACGGACCTCCAGCTGCTTTTCCCTCAACAGTTCCTCCAGCTGACGCGCTCTGCTCTGGCTGCCTTCTCTGACCCTCTGAGCAGACCTCAGCTGTTGTTCCAGTTCCCTCTGCTTTCCAGATTCTGCTTCAgcttcagctctctctctctgggctTGTCTCATGTCCTCTTCCAGTCTGGATGCTCGGTCACCCTCACTCTGAGCCTGGGCTTCAAGTTCGGCCCGCTCCCTCTCCAACTTCTCCACCTCCCTCTGAAGTTCAGCGAGGTGCTCCCTGTTGTCTGCTGCCTCTTGCTGGTAGCCAGCGATGCTCCCGTTGAGTTGGGCCAACTGGTTCATCAGACGCTCCTCCAGGTTATCTTTCTCAGTTTCAAGGCTTCTCAAGAGTTCTTTGAACTGGGCTTCCCTCTTTGAAGCCTCTTCAATTagacacttttctctctctttgctctcttGCAGGCACTTCTCTAGAGAGGCCATCAGACTCACTTTCTCTTTACTCTCCTCCAGGACTTGCTCAAGAGAGGACAGTTCAGCTTTGAGTTCAGCCTCCCTTTCCTGCCACTGTTCCCTCTCTTTATTAACAGCTGCCTCCATCTCCCTCGTTCTATCATCTAACAAAACTTGAGCACTTTCAGTCACATCTGCCACTTTGTTCTCTTCCACAGTAGGTTGCGAATGTGTTTCTGGTGCAGATACTGCACTTATTTGCTCATCTGGAGTCTCTTCTGGGATGAGGGGTGTTTCTTTATTGTCACATTGACTTTCAACAAGCTCTGTTTTGGTTATGTTTGATTGCTGGACAGTGACAACCTCTTCTACAACAGCTGCAGAGCTAAGGGTAGTAGCCTGAACTTCATCATtgtctttctctcctgtttTGGAAAGTTGTTCCCTCAACTGTTCAATCTGCTGCCCCAAAGAGTCTCTTTCTGCCGCTGTAGCATCCAACTCAGCTCTTAAAGCTCCAAGCTCTTCTTGAAGTCTGTCAAGCTCAACTCTGTGAGCCTTGTCCTCTCGTTTTATCGAAGGTCTTTCCTGCATCTCTCTGAGTCTCTCATTCTCCTCCTCTAACTCCAATAttttttgctgctttgttttgGCAAActttctcattttgtctttcacTGAATCCACCTCTTTCTGCGCCTCCTCCGTCTGCCTTTCAGCTTCCTGCCTCGCAGCCTCGTTTGTCCTCACTTTGGCCGCTAACTCTTGTCTCTCCTGCCTGGCAGCTTCCAGGACTCGTCTCACGCGCTCTGCCTCATCACTCACATTTTCATAGGACTTGAGCAGAGTCTCGTACTCATCCTTCATGCCTTGAACCTTTTCCTCCCATTCTCTGCACACCCTGGCAGACTCTTCTTTCGCCAACTCTACTTCTCTCGTACAGGCATCTTTCTCACTCAGTATCCCTTCCATGGCCAGTTTGAGGCTCTCACAGGATGATCCTAAGCTTTGGTTCTCCACTAGCATCCGGTCGACCTCGTCAATCAGTTTAACTCTTTCTGCTCTTAGCTTCTCCAGCTCATCTTCTGTTGACTCTAtcttctgctgcagctcagctaGGAGCTTTTCATTTGAAGCTAGTTGCTccttttgggttttgttttctttgagcGCCTCTTTGCGAGAGATCAGAGCTGCCTGAAGCTTTCGTTGAAGCTGCTGGATCTTTGCCTCactgtctttttcttcctcctgccTCTGTGGAACCTCAACCTCCAACCTCTGGGTTTTCTCTTGCTCAGCCTTTAGCTCTTCCTGTAAAGAAGCTATTAGTTGATCCTTCTCAGACACTGTATCCTGCATGGAGTGTATGAGAGTGTTCTGCTCGCTAAGCTGCTGGCTTAGCTCCATGATCTCGCTGTTCTTCTTGTCAAGAAACTGCTTGAAGTCTTCTACTTCAGCTTGAAGAGTTGCGATGGAGGTTTCAGAATCTGCAGGTGCTGCTTTGACTGCAGCTTCCATCTCTGCTTTCAAGGTTTCAGTATGAGACTCTGCTTGGCGATACTTTTCTCTGAGATCATTAATTTCCTCTGAGAGCGCATCAatctgtctttccttttctctaaGTGCTTGTAGCTCTTTGCCAAATTCCACCAATTCAGTCTCCTTCAGTGACAGGCTGGCTTGAGtttcctgcagctgcttctCTAGCTCTGTGTTTGCCATCCTCACAGTCTGAATCTCTTCTCTAAGAGCTTTCAAAGACTCTTCCGTTTGTGCGCCAGGAACCTCAGACTGCTCTGCAGGATGCTGAATCTGATCACTGGATTGCGGTTGTGATGAATCAGTCTCAGACGTAGCAAAATCCACCCAGTCCTCCTGGACCCAATCATTTCCTGCTGGCTTCTCCGAGTTTTCAGCCACTTGCTTGGTCTCATGGTGAGGCAGGTCTTCTCTCTCAGTGCTCACTTTTTCCTCTAATTCCCTCAATTTAGTAAGAAGAACTTCTCGCTCGCCGCTCTGCACCTCAAAACGCTCCATAAGCTCACTGTATTCTTCTTTCTGCTGCTTCAGCTGTTCACGGTGGTGCCTATCTTTCTCTTTCGCTTTATGGATGGTTTCTTTGCGAGATTCTTGAGTCTCCAGGACTTTCTTCTGAAGGGATTCACACTCTGCCTCGAGAGACGCCACTTGAGATTGCAACGCAGCCGTTTCAGAAGAAACGTCAGCCTGACGAGAGTTTTCAGCTTCTTCGTTTAGCTTTTTATTCAGAGCAAGCGTCTCAGCAAGAACTTGATCCTGTTGGCTAATTTTCTGCTCAAGAGTCTCAACTGCCTCATCTTTGGATCTTAAAGCTTGTTCCAGTTCCACGAGTTTAGCCTCCATTTCCTGAATCTCCTGTCCTCTAGATTTTTCTACTTCTGGAATATTTGCAGGAAGTTCTGGTTTCGCTGCGTCATCTTTTTCTTTCCGATTCTTCGCTTCCGCCTCAAAATCGGCAACCTTCTTCAAAAGCTCTTTCCGTTGCACAAGCGCCACCTGCAacttcttctttgtgtttgtcagcTGAGTTTCTAGCTGCCCTTTGACCTTTCGTAAACTAGTAAGTTCATCCTCTGCAGGAGCGGCTGAGTCTTCATCACTTACTTTCTGTTTCTCGTCTCTCACTTTCTCCAGCTCTACTATCTGCTCCTTTAGTTTGTTGACTTCACTGTCTACCATGAACTTGTCTTCCTCTGCTTGAAGGAGTTTAGCAGACATACTGTTATTAAGCTCCATCATCTCCTGCTCTTTCTGGCCGAGACGAAGCTGCAGCTCACAGATCTCAGAGTCCTTCTGTGACAAAGAATCATTGTTGAGATCTGATGTCCGGGAGTATTCTAACATGCTGCTTTCCATGTCTTGAAGCTTCCTTTCAAGCTCAGAGGAGAAGagctctctgtcctccagctgAGCACTCAGCATCCGGGCCTGACCTTCCTGTTCAGAGAGCGCTTGGTGGGCTGTTTCCAAATCTGTCTGCAGAGCCTGGATCTTCTGCTCCTTGGCCTCACTTTCACTGTTCAAAATGTCTAACTGTTCTTGTAGGAGCTGCATTTCAACACCGTGCTTCTCCACCACAGAGCTACTTTGCTGGGAAAGCTTGTCCAACTCTTCTTTGGCTGACTTAAGCTCTTCTGCAAAATCACTGGCTTGGGACTCGACCTCTTCCTTGGCAGCAGCAAGAgtctgtgtttcttcttccaGGCTCTTGATTTTCTCCTGTGACTCTGCAGTTAGCTCTCTGAGCCTCTGCAGCTCAGCCAAAAGTTCACTATACCTCTTCTGGAGTTCCTCAGCGAGAACTTGGGCAAAGACCTGACCAGAGGGCACATCTGTGGTGGAAGCGCTCTGAGTTAGTTGAACCTGGACCGTCTCTCGGATGACGACAGAAGAGGACTCAACTTGAACTGTGGAGGTTTCCTGCTCCATGCTTGTTGCCTCCCAtgactgcagctgcagctggccAAAGTCCTGCAGGATGGATGGCCACTCCTGGCCTCCATCTTGATTCACAGCTTCCAGGAGGGTCCAGCTGCTGTGAGCCACCTCTGAATCACTACTGGCGACCATCTCATCTGAGGAAGTCCCTTTGGATTCTTCTGGTGATTCAGACTGGTGTCCAATGAGCTCTGGGCTACTTTCATTATCAGCAGAAATGGAGAGGACAGAGGTGTCCTCAGCAACTAAGGTGGTCTCCTCTTCTTGTGTATCCTCCAAGCAGACAGGATGGGTTGCAGAAGTGTCATGGGGGGCCGTACTGGCATCCTGACACTGATCTGGAGTCCGATCGTAGTTTTCACCCAACGCAGCCTTACTGGAACTGCGCTCTTCAGCAAGTTGAAGAGACTCTTTCAAGGCAACCAGCTCATTGTCTTTTTCCAATAGTTGCTGCTCCAGTGCCAATATGTGTGCTGTGGAGGTCAACAAAGgtgaaattagaaaaaaatgtcaaaggcTTTTAAGCCTCAACAGCAAATAACTACTAGTAGTTTCAACAAATATTTTGTGTGCAAGAGCCCAAACAATGTAAGAGAAATTAAATCTCAGTCACAACAAACACATCAGTAGAGGATGTGTGCTACTAGCAGGACTCTGTTCAAAGTTCATGTGGTCAGCTTGTcattcagaaaataataataatacttaactagaaaaaaaaaacaattctagAAATAAAAGTTGCTATTTCTAACATCTTGGATAGTTTAGTTCAACACTTTtacacatttcagaaaaaaacaaatatatgatAAGTAAACCACTTTGGATTTTAAGGAGTTCAATAAAGAtaatcatttttgtcttttattatattgctaattaattatataataaGGACTATCAATTCAATCAGTCCACAAATTCGTACATAACAGCTGTATGGttctttgtatgtttgttttggcaCTAACTAGAACCAATGACTAATAAGTTTTATTCTGCTTTGATATTATgttattagattttattttggCTTATATAACCAACAAATCCCAACTTTTGTacctttttcagtttcagatgAAACCTGTGCTGATGATTCAGTCACGTCTCTTTCAGACATCTGAAAGagagatataaaaaaaattcattacattttgatAATAGGCAGGATGGAAACTTTGTGATTTactagagaaaaaaaatcctgttaaaGAATTGGGGAGATAAGTGTTTTTAAGAGCTCTATGCAGCTTCTATAATTGCTCTCACAATTTAAATCTATTTCAGCAGCACATACGGCTGCAGAGTGAGGTGAAGGTCGGCTGAGACAGACAGTCGTAACAGTGGATCAGTGCAGAAGGGATTACAGGACGCGCTTCCTCACTGAGTATCGCCCGTCTACGACCCTGCTTCTGTCCTGTCTGACACTGATGGAAATCACCCGACCAGACAGAATTTGTGACCAGGTGTAGGGGATGAGACTGACTGTCCTTCTCATAAAACAAAGGGTGAGAgtaaaaactgtgtgttttaataaaagaGCAAATGGCAAAGTTGTCTAAACTTGTAGATAGACTATTAAGAACTGCATTACTTCTTATACTCAGCTTATCCTAAGCTTTCAACACCTTGTTTAATCATATAAATAGAGACACACAGCATAACAGAACTCATTGCAAAAGGCACTGAGAAACTTTGATGTTTAAGCTTTGCAGCGATGATAAAGCAGAGTATCATGGAGCTTATTTAGGATTGTCTTTTGAAGCGCACATCTCAAGTCAAATAAGCTGCTAACATCTGGTATTTAACAGCTAATGATTCCCAAAATTTGCTTCAGTGTTTAAAGAGTACTGACTGTTTCAATTTGCTGCTCCAGCTGCTGTATCTTGGTGATGGACTCCTCGTTTTCACTGGTTCTTCTGTCTAGTTGTTCTGAAAATTTAGAGATGagataattattaaaaatgtcacaaaagaGACCATTAAAAAAACGGCTTATTGTAGATCAGATTAATGATCTCACCCTGAAGAGCTTCCATGGTGTGGGTGAGCTCGGCACAACGTTCCTCACTCTCGCTGCGTTCGTCTTTCAGCCTTGTCAGTTGTGTCTCAATGGACTGCATAGTGtccaggaagagagaaagatctGTCGGGACTGGATTTTCCTCTGATGGTTGTACGTCTTCTAGACCCAGAGATTGTAGATGTCTCCAAATCTCAGCCAAGATCTCACCCTTTTTCTGGGAATCTTCATGCTCCTGTCTAAGGGAATCCAGCTCTCTCTCTAGTTTATCTACTTCTGACTTCTCCCTTTCCACAGCGTCCCGGCTGGCTGCACACTCTGCCTCTCTCGTAGATGCAAGTTCTCTTTCAAGGCGAGCAATTTCCGCCCTGTCTCTCTCCGAAGCATCGTGGTTCGCTTGGACGGCTGCAAGCTCAGCCTCTTTCATCAAAGCCAGTTCTCTCTCCAACCTGACGACttccatcttctccttctccagaGCCTCCAGACTAACATGCTCTGCCTCTCTGAGGGAGGCAAGCTCACTCTCCTGCCTTGCAACCTccgttctctctctttccaggGCCTCCAGGCTGGTTCGGAGGGCTGCGAATTCTGCATCGGTTCTGCTGGACTGTTCGGCCCACtgctgcctctcctcctccctcagctTGACGGATGCAGACAGCTCCTGCTCCATCTGCCGGAACTGAGCAGTCAAGATCTGAGCAGAAAGAGAATCATcatcagagagaaaagaaagacatgagTGGGTGTGTATGCGTGGCTAAGCCAAACAATGCACAATAATGACGTGCCGTCAAGATGTAGGGCGTGTCTGTATAAACAGTTTTCCTTTCATTAGGCAGGAACAGTATTTAATCTATTAAACCATCTGTAAATATGTAGCAATATGCGGAAAAACCAACATACTATAAGTAGCTGAACAAATGGCATCTCGTACAACAGGATCTGTACCTGTTTTTGCTGATCAGCACTGCTGACTTCCTGCTGCAGCATTTCCAGCACTTGGGACCGAGAGTTCAAGGCCTCTTCAAGCTCTTCACACCGCCGCTGGGCTGCCTGCAGGGCCTGGGAAAAGACGAAAAATAAAGAGACTAAATGAGTGCATGAGAGAAagaatgtattttatgtgtggTAATCATCTGCACTTCCATTTGAGGATAAACTGcaacatttttgtgtttatccTCTTGAGATGAACTGAGGCAAATCCAGTTCTTTGCCAGTTatgaaacttttttaaaaagtgtttagtTGCAGTTTATGAACCATTTTTGGAGtaagtttctctctttttccttttaaaggTATTTTGTTGAGAATTGAGGGTCTACAGATAGAGTTTTATGTTGTATAGCTGCTAAAGCACTCTGAAGGAAATGATTTTGGACTATATAGATAAAAATGACGTGATACTGCTTTACAGGACAATATAATCTAATATCTAttatttaaaaatctaaaacaaataTTCTCCAATATTACTTAATGTCCTTATTGTTTCAAACTATCAACAAAAAAGGATTCATAAGATTATAGGCTGtaagaggaaaacagagaatGTCAAACAATTACAGACTGGGGATTCAGTCAGTCGGCAATAAATGAAGAAATCACAAATTAAGTAATCGATTATTTTAAAGAACTATTGGATCTTGCACCTGCTGAAGCTCGCCGTCACTCTGAGACTGCGTTGTGACCCTCAGCAGCTCTTCTTCATGTTTCTGTATCTGCTCCTGGAAACGCACGTCCTTCTCACAGATCACAGCCTGTAGTTTCCgcagctgaaaacacaaacacaatacattCAGACAACTCCCTCAGGACATTTAAACTTTTGTTACCAAAGAAGGACTATATGTAATTACATCTACGTCACCTGTTCAGCGTGAGCAGATTCCTTCTCTTGAAGGAGCTGTTCGGTGACCTGGAGTCGATCTTTAAGCTGCCTGCTGTTTGCTTCTTCCTCACTAAGCTTGTTATGGAGTTCATGGAGCTCGTCGCCTCCAGCTCCTGTAAAAGAACTGTCTGGGCTCTGGTGTAGACAAAACAGATGTTAAAGTCAGATAAAAAACTGAAGCGC harbors:
- the golgb1 gene encoding golgin subfamily B member 1 isoform X2 produces the protein MLSRLATVLQELSGEEGTDGDSQGVLVPQLPAGEDQAPVESEVPEEALERLAHLEQLVVQLKELIRDKDAQLVEKDTDLANKDAQLKNEKEAAEARFTKLKLQAKAKMASLSKQISELKGQEGATSPDSSFTGAGGDELHELHNKLSEEEANSRQLKDRLQVTEQLLQEKESAHAEQLRKLQAVICEKDVRFQEQIQKHEEELLRVTTQSQSDGELQQALQAAQRRCEELEEALNSRSQVLEMLQQEVSSADQQKQILTAQFRQMEQELSASVKLREEERQQWAEQSSRTDAEFAALRTSLEALERERTEVARQESELASLREAEHVSLEALEKEKMEVVRLERELALMKEAELAAVQANHDASERDRAEIARLERELASTREAECAASRDAVEREKSEVDKLERELDSLRQEHEDSQKKGEILAEIWRHLQSLGLEDVQPSEENPVPTDLSLFLDTMQSIETQLTRLKDERSESEERCAELTHTMEALQEQLDRRTSENEESITKIQQLEQQIETMSERDVTESSAQVSSETEKAHILALEQQLLEKDNELVALKESLQLAEERSSSKAALGENYDRTPDQCQDASTAPHDTSATHPVCLEDTQEEETTLVAEDTSVLSISADNESSPELIGHQSESPEESKGTSSDEMVASSDSEVAHSSWTLLEAVNQDGGQEWPSILQDFGQLQLQSWEATSMEQETSTVQVESSSVVIRETVQVQLTQSASTTDVPSGQVFAQVLAEELQKRYSELLAELQRLRELTAESQEKIKSLEEETQTLAAAKEEVESQASDFAEELKSAKEELDKLSQQSSSVVEKHGVEMQLLQEQLDILNSESEAKEQKIQALQTDLETAHQALSEQEGQARMLSAQLEDRELFSSELERKLQDMESSMLEYSRTSDLNNDSLSQKDSEICELQLRLGQKEQEMMELNNSMSAKLLQAEEDKFMVDSEVNKLKEQIVELEKVRDEKQKVSDEDSAAPAEDELTSLRKVKGQLETQLTNTKKKLQVALVQRKELLKKVADFEAEAKNRKEKDDAAKPELPANIPEVEKSRGQEIQEMEAKLVELEQALRSKDEAVETLEQKISQQDQVLAETLALNKKLNEEAENSRQADVSSETAALQSQVASLEAECESLQKKVLETQESRKETIHKAKEKDRHHREQLKQQKEEYSELMERFEVQSGEREVLLTKLRELEEKVSTEREDLPHHETKQVAENSEKPAGNDWVQEDWVDFATSETDSSQPQSSDQIQHPAEQSEVPGAQTEESLKALREEIQTVRMANTELEKQLQETQASLSLKETELVEFGKELQALREKERQIDALSEEINDLREKYRQAESHTETLKAEMEAAVKAAPADSETSIATLQAEVEDFKQFLDKKNSEIMELSQQLSEQNTLIHSMQDTVSEKDQLIASLQEELKAEQEKTQRLEVEVPQRQEEEKDSEAKIQQLQRKLQAALISRKEALKENKTQKEQLASNEKLLAELQQKIESTEDELEKLRAERVKLIDEVDRMLVENQSLGSSCESLKLAMEGILSEKDACTREVELAKEESARVCREWEEKVQGMKDEYETLLKSYENVSDEAERVRRVLEAARQERQELAAKVRTNEAARQEAERQTEEAQKEVDSVKDKMRKFAKTKQQKILELEEENERLREMQERPSIKREDKAHRVELDRLQEELGALRAELDATAAERDSLGQQIEQLREQLSKTGEKDNDEVQATTLSSAAVVEEVVTVQQSNITKTELVESQCDNKETPLIPEETPDEQISAVSAPETHSQPTVEENKVADVTESAQVLLDDRTREMEAAVNKEREQWQEREAELKAELSSLEQVLEESKEKVSLMASLEKCLQESKEREKCLIEEASKREAQFKELLRSLETEKDNLEERLMNQLAQLNGSIAGYQQEAADNREHLAELQREVEKLERERAELEAQAQSEGDRASRLEEDMRQAQRERAEAEAESGKQRELEQQLRSAQRVREGSQSRARQLEELLREKQLEVRQLQKDSIQYQERISELGREAKALQLSHDELHNKLEQSQLETSKTLEDLRRTEAELASSKSNLDEAQKQLSEVLVEKTTLEQNIQKKEAAMKAEAEQTLDSVRFRLGAELKEMELRLEAVDREREKEEEATLEAREIAEGAERRAQEMQARLDESLARLAAFSRCMSSLQDDRDRVLDETRQWETRFNDALQGKEAEVREAETRAKELAEQLQKESALKEELQLSVDRLEKADKDWQLRLAEEEKNVKESQAALEEEKGKLQQTTAELQSAQNEAHALKTELESLQQRTRALEEAVGRLQDEVDQARTELKEREAEERRLCLNVEQLETDLRSSKALTENLQTELNEKERREVELLGEKEQAVTQAAEEARKEADSRAQEAEEELEQRRGELRDLEEKLRKAEEDSNNSKARLDSFMKAMGSLQDDRDRVLNMYKQLEEKHLQVMMEKDGLIQEAAGENNSLKEELRSLLVQRDDLYAEKAKLSAQLHGYRDELNQVLSMKDSQHKQLLAAQRERIASLEKEREELESQLKSVSKARETEVEAGKVERETLNQAADSRTVSQVKDAPGAEVEKLREQLQAAREQVEALEERLLKERQDQDNKSKELAELRWEGGVMRTESESAQERVAELARDLLAVEQKLLEEKEVTTQLKAENQSFAKSMASLQDSRDQAENKARELSLRLEEMSKAGGHAAHSSPGGSTGEVWGLKNALQALQNDRERLLEQLQTQTSELKKQKSELARLGAGELIKVSQELFEEKNRNDEMLGVIAQLENVVEMGKQEIETLRLERIDWMAQAEQLKQQTLTTLSERDQQLRQLTAMLEEARSHKPKLQQEHYQREGTEEVHSAPGAPQERSSLLDSHAYIAEVKELQRRLDEETQQRIAAEEQLMATQDRLQRQAKWHSTQEGDHSETAVFIEPSEGAVTRTRRGGPGLMRMLRVAFCSRQRTPLLFSLYLLTVHVLLLLCLGGYL